A genome region from Sphaerisporangium krabiense includes the following:
- a CDS encoding aconitate hydratase, with product MPATSANSFGSRDTLRVGDAEYEIYRLDAVEGSARLPYSLKILLENLLRTEDGANITAEHISALGAWDPKAAPSVEIQFTPARVIMQDFTGVPCVVDLATMREAVRDLGGDPARINPLAPAEMVIDHSVVVDFFGGPDSFQRNVEREYERNRERYQFLRWGQTAFDEFKVVPPGTGIVHQVNIEHLARVVMVRDGGALPVAYPDTCVGTDSHTTMENGVGVLGWGVGGIEAEAAMLGQPISMLIPRVVGFKLTGELPPGATATDLVLRITEMLRRHGVVGKFVEFYGEGVAAVPLANRATIGNMSPEFGSTCAIFPIDDETIKYLKLTGRSEEQVALVEAYAKAQSLWHDPSREPDFSEYIELDLSTVVPSIAGPKRPQDRIALDAAKQTWRRDVRVFVPENEQEYDVVDEEGKESFPASDSPASNAQADGHDKKEGRPVAAGAGTVAGRPHAPTPVTLSDGSSFELDHGAVVIAAITSCTNTSNPYVMIGAALLARNAVDKGLTRKPWVKTSLAPGSQVVTGYFERAGLTPYLDKLGFNLVGYGCTTCIGNSGPLPEEISAAVQSGDLAVTAVLSGNRNFEGRINPDVKMNYLASPPLVVAYALAGTMDLDLNTEPLGTGSDGEPVYLKDIWPSPEEVAEVVNSSIGEDMFKRDYADVFTGDETWRSLPIPTGDTFEWDPASTYVRKAPYFDGMPSEPEPVTDIAGARVLALLGDSVTTDHISPAGSIKADSPAGRYLKEHGVALKDFNSYGSRRGNHEVMIRGTFANIRLRNQIAPGTEGGFTRDFTKDGAPVSTIYDASANYQAAGVPLVVLAGKEYGSGSSRDWAAKGTALLGVRAVIAESYERIHRSNLIGMGVLPLQFPEGQSAASLGLTGEETFEITGVEELNAGTTPATVTVRAGDKEFEAVVRIDTPGEADYYRHGGIMQYVLRSLLAKS from the coding sequence CCTCCCGTACAGCTTGAAGATCCTCCTGGAGAACCTGCTCCGCACCGAGGACGGCGCCAACATCACCGCCGAGCACATCTCCGCGCTCGGCGCGTGGGACCCGAAGGCCGCGCCCAGCGTGGAGATCCAGTTCACCCCGGCCCGCGTGATCATGCAGGACTTCACCGGCGTGCCCTGCGTGGTGGACCTGGCCACGATGCGCGAGGCCGTGCGCGACCTCGGCGGCGACCCGGCCAGGATCAACCCCCTGGCCCCCGCCGAGATGGTCATCGACCACTCGGTCGTCGTCGACTTCTTCGGCGGCCCCGACTCCTTCCAGCGCAACGTGGAGCGCGAGTACGAGCGCAACCGCGAGCGCTACCAGTTCCTGCGCTGGGGCCAGACGGCCTTCGACGAGTTCAAGGTCGTCCCGCCCGGCACCGGAATCGTCCACCAGGTCAACATCGAACACCTGGCCCGCGTCGTGATGGTCCGCGACGGCGGGGCCCTGCCCGTCGCCTACCCCGACACCTGCGTCGGCACCGACTCCCACACCACCATGGAGAACGGCGTCGGCGTGCTCGGCTGGGGCGTCGGCGGCATCGAGGCCGAGGCCGCCATGCTCGGCCAGCCGATCTCCATGCTGATCCCGCGCGTGGTCGGCTTCAAGCTCACCGGCGAGCTGCCCCCCGGCGCGACCGCCACCGACCTGGTGCTGCGCATCACCGAGATGCTCCGGCGCCACGGCGTGGTCGGCAAGTTCGTCGAGTTCTACGGCGAGGGCGTCGCGGCCGTCCCGCTGGCCAACCGGGCCACGATCGGCAACATGAGCCCCGAGTTCGGCTCCACCTGCGCGATCTTCCCGATCGACGACGAGACGATCAAGTACCTCAAGCTCACCGGCCGCAGCGAGGAGCAGGTCGCGCTGGTCGAGGCGTACGCCAAGGCCCAGAGCCTGTGGCACGACCCCTCCCGCGAGCCGGACTTCTCCGAGTACATCGAGCTGGACCTGTCCACCGTCGTGCCGTCCATCGCCGGCCCCAAGCGCCCGCAGGACCGCATCGCGCTGGACGCCGCCAAGCAGACCTGGCGGCGCGACGTCCGGGTGTTCGTGCCGGAGAACGAGCAGGAATACGACGTGGTGGACGAGGAGGGCAAGGAGTCCTTCCCCGCCTCCGACTCGCCGGCCTCCAACGCCCAGGCCGACGGGCACGACAAGAAGGAGGGCCGGCCGGTCGCCGCGGGCGCCGGGACGGTCGCGGGCCGCCCGCACGCCCCCACCCCGGTCACCCTCTCCGACGGCTCCTCCTTCGAGCTGGACCACGGCGCCGTGGTGATCGCCGCGATCACCTCCTGCACCAACACCTCCAACCCCTACGTCATGATCGGCGCCGCCCTGCTCGCCAGGAACGCGGTGGACAAGGGGCTCACCCGCAAGCCGTGGGTGAAGACCTCGCTCGCCCCCGGCTCGCAGGTCGTGACCGGCTACTTCGAGCGCGCCGGGCTCACGCCGTACCTCGACAAGCTCGGCTTCAACCTCGTCGGCTACGGCTGCACGACCTGCATCGGCAACTCCGGCCCCCTGCCGGAGGAGATCTCCGCGGCGGTCCAGTCCGGCGACCTCGCCGTGACGGCGGTGCTGTCCGGCAACCGCAACTTCGAGGGCCGGATCAACCCCGACGTCAAGATGAACTACCTGGCCTCGCCGCCGCTGGTCGTCGCCTACGCCCTCGCGGGCACGATGGACCTGGACCTGAACACCGAGCCTCTCGGCACGGGCTCCGACGGCGAGCCGGTGTACCTCAAGGACATCTGGCCCTCCCCGGAGGAGGTCGCCGAGGTCGTCAACTCCTCGATCGGCGAGGACATGTTCAAGCGGGACTACGCCGACGTGTTCACCGGCGACGAGACCTGGCGGTCGCTGCCGATCCCGACCGGTGACACCTTCGAGTGGGACCCGGCCTCGACCTACGTCCGCAAGGCGCCGTACTTCGACGGGATGCCGAGCGAGCCGGAGCCGGTCACCGACATCGCGGGCGCCCGGGTGCTCGCCCTGCTCGGCGACTCGGTGACGACCGACCACATCTCCCCGGCGGGCTCGATCAAGGCCGACTCGCCCGCGGGCCGCTACCTCAAGGAGCACGGCGTCGCGCTCAAGGACTTCAACTCCTACGGGTCGCGCCGCGGCAACCACGAGGTCATGATCCGGGGCACGTTCGCCAACATCCGCCTGCGCAACCAGATCGCGCCGGGCACCGAGGGCGGCTTCACCCGCGACTTCACGAAGGACGGCGCACCGGTCTCCACGATCTACGACGCCTCGGCGAACTACCAGGCGGCCGGCGTCCCGCTGGTGGTGCTGGCGGGCAAGGAGTACGGCTCGGGCTCCTCGCGCGACTGGGCGGCCAAGGGCACCGCCCTGCTCGGCGTGCGCGCGGTGATCGCCGAGTCCTACGAGCGCATCCACCGCTCCAACCTCATCGGCATGGGCGTGCTGCCGCTGCAGTTCCCCGAGGGCCAGAGCGCCGCCTCGCTCGGGCTGACCGGCGAGGAGACCTTCGAGATCACCGGCGTCGAGGAGCTCAACGCGGGCACGACCCCGGCCACGGTGACGGTCAGGGCCGGCGACAAGGAGTTCGAGGCGGTCGTGCGCATCGACACGCCCGGCGAGGCCGACTACTACCGCCACGGCGGCATCATGCAGTACGTCCTGCGCTCCCTGCTGGCCAAGAGCTGA
- a CDS encoding TSUP family transporter, whose amino-acid sequence MLLIAGCVVFAGAVVQGGVGFGLGLLAAPVITVLDPTVMPAAVQVVNAVLPLLTLVVEWRAIDWRGLGFALLGRLPGGALGGLVVVYVSGQVLGVLVGVMVLAAVAVTATAVAVPRNGATLAAAGLLSGVTGTATGIGGPPLAIVYQHDKGPRIRATLAMYFFLAAAQSLVVLAAVGRLPLRALAAGALLVPFLVAGFAVSGPLRRFLDGGRVRAGILLVAAASAFVLIMRSLAF is encoded by the coding sequence GTGCTTCTGATCGCCGGCTGCGTGGTGTTCGCCGGGGCGGTGGTCCAGGGAGGGGTCGGGTTCGGGCTGGGGCTGCTCGCCGCGCCGGTCATCACCGTCCTCGACCCCACGGTCATGCCCGCGGCCGTGCAGGTGGTCAACGCCGTGCTGCCGCTGCTCACGCTGGTCGTGGAGTGGCGCGCGATCGACTGGCGCGGCCTCGGCTTCGCGCTGCTCGGCAGGCTCCCCGGCGGCGCGCTCGGCGGGCTCGTCGTCGTGTACGTCAGCGGCCAGGTGCTCGGCGTGCTGGTCGGGGTGATGGTGCTGGCCGCGGTGGCGGTCACCGCGACCGCGGTGGCCGTCCCGCGCAACGGCGCCACGCTCGCCGCCGCCGGACTGCTCTCGGGGGTCACCGGCACGGCCACCGGCATCGGCGGGCCCCCGCTCGCGATCGTCTACCAGCACGACAAGGGCCCGAGGATCCGGGCGACGCTGGCGATGTACTTCTTCCTCGCGGCGGCGCAGTCCCTCGTGGTCCTCGCCGCGGTCGGCAGGCTGCCCCTCAGGGCGCTCGCCGCGGGCGCCCTGCTCGTCCCCTTCCTGGTGGCCGGATTCGCCGTCTCCGGGCCGCTCAGGCGCTTCCTGGACGGCGGACGCGTCCGCGCGGGCATCCTGCTCGTGGCCGCGGCGTCGGCCTTCGTGCTGATCATGCGCAGCCTGGCCTTCTGA
- a CDS encoding neutral zinc metallopeptidase, which produces MRKLSLAILLTLVTTLALQGRSWAYPIKNAPILTRNALYASGPLGPASCPEPPVEAGDVASVKNYLVPLVKCLDTVWAAQFKKARLPFVKPAVKFITKPQRACGRKWGENIQAIYCNPTRQIVFLLDKSIVNDPGDLFLMDVIAHEYGHHVQNLAGMWKAYDGLPGRGKNEYLEQTRRHELQAECLAGAFIGAVWPSLDRTAEDWNDLVAADRRSGDEIADVRDHGKGRNIANWLSRGYKATAPSACNTWIAGAAMVA; this is translated from the coding sequence ATGCGAAAGCTCTCCCTCGCCATCCTTTTAACCCTGGTCACGACCCTGGCGCTGCAGGGACGTTCCTGGGCCTACCCGATCAAGAACGCCCCCATCCTCACCCGCAACGCGCTGTACGCCTCTGGCCCCCTCGGCCCGGCGTCCTGCCCGGAGCCGCCGGTGGAGGCGGGCGACGTCGCCTCGGTCAAGAACTATCTGGTCCCGCTGGTGAAGTGCCTCGACACCGTGTGGGCCGCCCAGTTCAAGAAGGCCCGTCTCCCCTTCGTGAAGCCCGCTGTGAAGTTCATCACCAAGCCGCAGCGGGCGTGCGGCCGCAAGTGGGGCGAGAACATCCAGGCCATCTACTGCAATCCGACGCGGCAGATCGTGTTCCTGCTGGACAAGAGCATCGTGAACGACCCCGGTGACCTGTTCCTCATGGACGTGATCGCCCACGAGTACGGCCACCACGTCCAGAACCTCGCCGGCATGTGGAAGGCCTACGACGGGCTGCCCGGACGCGGCAAGAACGAGTACCTGGAGCAGACCCGCCGGCACGAGCTGCAGGCCGAGTGCCTCGCGGGCGCCTTCATCGGCGCGGTCTGGCCCTCGCTCGACCGCACGGCCGAGGACTGGAACGACCTCGTGGCCGCCGACCGGCGCAGCGGCGACGAGATCGCCGACGTGCGCGACCACGGCAAGGGCCGCAACATCGCCAACTGGCTGAGCCGCGGCTACAAGGCGACGGCGCCCTCCGCGTGCAACACCTGGATCGCCGGCGCCGCGATGGTGGCCTGA
- the dxs gene encoding 1-deoxy-D-xylulose-5-phosphate synthase, whose product MPDLLASVKGPGDLKRLPPGELPALAAQIRDLLVATTSRTGGHLGPNLGVVELTIALHRVFDSPRDRILWDTGHQAYVHKMLTGRAADFATLRQEGGLSGYPSQAESEHDVIENSHASTALSYADGLAKAYKLRGEAGRTVVAVIGDGALTGGMAWEALNNIAGHAKDPDLPLVIVVNDNGRSYSPTIGGLASHLASLRMTQNYEHMLEFVKHNLGRVPVVGTPLYDTLHGVKKGLKDVLAPQVMFEDLGLKYVGPIDGHDEQAVEAALRRARDFRGPVIVHVLTTKGYGYSPAENHDEDCFHSPQPFDPLTGEEQPRPHGWTNVFGQELVRLGAERPDLVAITAAMLHPTGLASFAEAYPDRTYDVGIAEQHALTSAAGLALGGLHPVVAVYATFLNRAFDQLLMDVALHRLPVTVVLDRAGVTGDDGASHNGMWDLSILQIVPGLSVAAPRDAARLRELLGEAVMVEDGPTVLRFPKGAVGPDIPAVGRLGAMDVLRGGEPADVLLVAVGPMASICLDAAALLDAHGISATVVDPRWVKPLDPALAGAAAAARLVAVVEDNGRVGGVGDAVARLLRDSDVDVPVRTFGVAQEFLSHAKRAKILSDLGLTGQDLARRITETVTRRAPVLEEHPAS is encoded by the coding sequence GTGCCCGACCTCTTGGCGTCGGTGAAGGGCCCCGGCGACCTCAAGCGCCTGCCGCCCGGCGAGCTGCCCGCCCTAGCCGCCCAGATCCGGGACCTCCTCGTCGCCACGACCTCGCGCACCGGCGGCCACCTCGGCCCGAACCTCGGCGTCGTCGAGCTCACCATCGCCCTGCACCGCGTGTTCGACTCCCCGCGCGACCGCATCCTGTGGGACACCGGCCACCAGGCGTACGTCCACAAGATGCTCACCGGCCGCGCGGCCGACTTCGCGACCCTCCGCCAGGAGGGCGGCCTGTCCGGCTACCCGAGCCAGGCCGAGTCCGAGCACGACGTCATCGAGAACTCCCACGCCTCCACGGCCCTGTCCTACGCCGACGGCCTCGCCAAGGCGTACAAACTGCGCGGCGAGGCCGGGCGCACGGTCGTCGCCGTCATCGGCGACGGCGCGCTCACCGGCGGCATGGCCTGGGAGGCGCTCAACAACATCGCCGGCCACGCCAAGGACCCCGACCTCCCGCTGGTGATCGTCGTCAACGACAACGGCAGGTCCTACTCGCCGACGATCGGCGGCCTGGCCTCCCACCTGGCCTCCCTGCGCATGACGCAGAACTACGAGCACATGCTGGAGTTCGTCAAGCACAACCTCGGCCGCGTCCCCGTCGTCGGCACCCCGCTGTACGACACGCTGCACGGCGTCAAGAAGGGCCTCAAGGACGTCCTGGCGCCCCAGGTCATGTTCGAGGACCTCGGCCTCAAGTACGTCGGCCCCATCGACGGGCACGACGAGCAGGCCGTCGAGGCCGCGCTGCGCCGGGCCCGCGACTTCCGCGGCCCCGTCATCGTCCACGTCCTCACCACCAAGGGGTACGGCTACTCGCCCGCCGAGAACCACGACGAGGACTGCTTCCACTCCCCGCAGCCGTTCGACCCGCTGACCGGCGAGGAGCAGCCCCGCCCGCACGGCTGGACCAACGTCTTCGGCCAGGAACTGGTCCGGCTCGGCGCCGAGCGGCCCGACCTGGTGGCCATCACCGCCGCCATGCTGCACCCCACCGGCCTGGCCTCGTTCGCCGAGGCGTACCCGGACCGCACCTACGACGTCGGCATCGCCGAGCAGCACGCCCTCACCAGCGCGGCCGGCCTGGCCCTCGGCGGCCTGCACCCGGTGGTCGCCGTCTACGCCACCTTCCTCAACCGCGCCTTCGACCAGCTCCTCATGGACGTCGCGCTGCACCGCCTGCCCGTCACCGTCGTGCTCGACCGCGCGGGCGTCACCGGCGACGACGGCGCCAGCCACAACGGCATGTGGGACCTGTCCATCCTCCAGATCGTCCCGGGCCTGTCGGTCGCCGCGCCCCGCGACGCCGCCCGCCTGCGCGAGCTGCTCGGCGAGGCCGTCATGGTCGAGGACGGCCCGACCGTGCTGCGGTTCCCCAAGGGCGCCGTCGGCCCCGACATCCCCGCCGTGGGCCGTCTCGGCGCGATGGACGTCCTGCGCGGCGGCGAGCCCGCCGACGTGCTGCTGGTGGCCGTGGGCCCCATGGCCTCGATCTGCCTGGACGCCGCCGCGCTGCTGGACGCGCACGGCATCTCGGCCACCGTGGTCGACCCCCGCTGGGTCAAGCCGCTCGACCCGGCGCTGGCCGGCGCCGCGGCCGCCGCCCGGCTCGTCGCCGTCGTCGAGGACAACGGCCGCGTCGGCGGCGTCGGGGACGCGGTGGCCCGCCTGCTCAGGGACTCCGACGTCGACGTCCCGGTGCGCACGTTCGGCGTCGCGCAGGAGTTCCTGAGCCACGCCAAGCGTGCCAAGATCCTCTCCGACCTCGGCCTCACCGGGCAGGATCTGGCCCGCCGGATCACCGAGACCGTCACCCGCCGTGCCCCCGTCCTGGAGGAGCACCCCGCCTCCTGA
- a CDS encoding amino acid permease has product MFRTKSIERSIEDTEAPEHRLRRNLSALDLTVFGVGVIVGTGIFVLTGQVARDTSGPAVAVSFVIAAVVCGLAALCYAEFASTVPVAGSAYTFSYATLGEFPAWIVGWDLMLEMALGGAVVAVGWSGYFAELMASLGIDLPPSLAGDHATINVPAVAIVLILTGVLVAGIKLSSRLNLVVVTIKVAVILLVIVAGLFFVKSANFTPFIPPAQPTPAVEGLKAPLIQSLFGLTPAAYGMFGIFSGAAIVFFAFIGFDVVATAAEETKRPQRDLPIGIIASLAICTFLYVAVSLVVVGMQPYDRLSRSAPLAGAFRVVGQDWLASIISVGALAGLTTVVMILMLGQSRVFFAMSRDSLLPRNLAAVHPRFGTPYVITIIIGAVTALLAGFIPLSALAELVNIGTLFAFILVSVGVVILRRTRPDLPRAFRTPLVPVVPILSVLACLYLMLNLPAETWLRFVLWMLLGIAVYLFYGRRHSRVESGSRVAVK; this is encoded by the coding sequence ATGTTCCGCACGAAATCGATCGAGCGGTCGATCGAGGACACCGAGGCGCCCGAGCACCGTCTGCGGCGCAACCTGAGCGCCCTGGACCTGACGGTGTTCGGGGTCGGGGTCATCGTCGGCACCGGCATCTTCGTGCTGACCGGGCAGGTCGCCCGGGACACCTCCGGGCCCGCCGTCGCGGTGTCGTTCGTCATCGCCGCCGTCGTCTGCGGGCTCGCGGCCCTGTGCTACGCCGAGTTCGCCTCCACGGTGCCGGTGGCCGGCTCGGCGTACACGTTCTCCTACGCCACGCTGGGCGAGTTCCCGGCGTGGATCGTCGGGTGGGACCTGATGCTGGAGATGGCGCTCGGCGGCGCCGTCGTCGCGGTCGGCTGGTCGGGGTACTTCGCCGAGCTGATGGCCAGCCTCGGCATCGACCTGCCTCCCTCCCTGGCCGGCGACCACGCCACCATCAACGTCCCCGCCGTGGCGATCGTGCTCATCCTCACCGGCGTCCTGGTGGCGGGCATCAAGCTGTCCTCCCGGCTCAACCTCGTCGTCGTCACGATCAAGGTCGCGGTCATCCTCCTGGTCATCGTGGCCGGGCTGTTCTTCGTGAAGAGCGCGAACTTCACCCCGTTCATCCCGCCCGCGCAGCCCACCCCGGCCGTCGAAGGGCTCAAGGCGCCGCTGATCCAGTCGCTCTTCGGGCTCACCCCCGCCGCCTACGGCATGTTCGGCATCTTCTCCGGCGCGGCGATCGTCTTCTTCGCCTTCATCGGGTTCGACGTCGTCGCCACCGCGGCCGAGGAGACCAAGAGGCCCCAGCGCGACCTGCCCATCGGCATCATCGCCTCCCTCGCCATCTGCACCTTCCTGTACGTCGCGGTCTCCCTGGTCGTCGTCGGCATGCAGCCCTACGACCGGCTCAGCCGCTCGGCCCCGCTGGCCGGGGCGTTCCGCGTCGTCGGGCAGGACTGGCTGGCGAGCATCATCAGCGTGGGCGCGCTGGCCGGGCTGACGACGGTCGTGATGATCCTCATGCTCGGCCAGAGCCGCGTGTTCTTCGCGATGAGCCGCGACAGCCTGCTGCCCCGCAACCTCGCCGCCGTCCACCCCCGGTTCGGCACGCCGTACGTCATCACGATCATCATCGGGGCCGTCACCGCGCTGCTGGCCGGGTTCATCCCCCTGTCGGCCCTGGCCGAGCTGGTCAACATCGGCACGCTGTTCGCGTTCATCCTGGTCTCGGTGGGCGTCGTCATCCTGCGCCGCACCCGCCCCGACCTGCCCCGCGCGTTCCGCACGCCGCTCGTCCCGGTGGTGCCGATCCTCTCCGTGCTGGCCTGCCTGTACCTGATGCTGAACCTGCCGGCCGAGACCTGGCTGCGCTTCGTGCTCTGGATGCTCCTGGGCATCGCCGTCTACCTGTTCTACGGCCGGCGGCACAGCCGCGTCGAGAGCGGATCACGGGTGGCCGTCAAGTAG